The sequence below is a genomic window from Tachysurus vachellii isolate PV-2020 chromosome 2, HZAU_Pvac_v1, whole genome shotgun sequence.
gctgtacctagacagctggaagaagattccaaaagaaaagaagattataatgcattatgtgttatgatgttttattttcagaatgttcaagaaaaattcggaaatgcttttctttttattataatcatGTATTCTCATGTAATAGAGTTGATtagattaatattgtttattttactgtaaactttcTTGTAGTAAACGCTTATAAAGCTTACTGTGTATTATCACTAGGGAGTATCCGCACGCAAAGTGTTTCAAGGCCTGCTGTTGAAATGAAGCTTTCTGTGTATCCGTGGGGAGTGACCTACACGTGTAGTGTTTTATAGCTCGCTGTCAAATTATATGGCGGGAGAAAGCTTCACAGCCTGATAAGTTGCAGGAAGTATGACCATATTAGCAGTGCACACAGAGTCGCTCGCGAGTTATGTTTGGGAAAACGAGAAGTGTTTTTGAAATAATATGGTAGCCGTCTAAAAGgcacaaagccaatcaaactggccacggtaaaaaaaaaaaagtataaaagcccGCCTTGaatcacattgtgtgtgcattctattgtaGACAGCCTTAGTGCATGTTATACTGTAGGTGCATCAGGGAACAAACGCAagtttacacttggagagtgtttcttggtttgttataatctttgcatcttAATACTTTCTAATTctagtactgtttgattatttgaaggaagattttatttgtaactttttctttttattttacatatattacacacacctatctgtattacactacttttaataaaaacaaggcctcccattgtgaggatcctgaaaagacaaaaaggtataagtctgcctccttcacttaaagattcaaacaatagattaagtAGAAGACCTTGGAGAGGagcctttgttagaagaccgaagggacttcgaaggacccctgcgttcaaggtaagaccaactttgttagttgatcttgtgtttccaACACGACTCCGTGGCTGTTAGGACACATTCCTTAGCGGGGGCGCGCAGGGCTTCCTACacaatccgaaaacacatgTCGCTAAGGGACAAGTATACGACAGTATAATTACATCAATACGAGTTTGTGAACAATATAAACGAAGTGGGATTTGTCAATGGTgaaggaaataaacaaacaaggcCTGTCATTCATTCAGGACAGGAGATACTCTATGAAGAGAATCTAGCACTTAGGAGAATTTTTATATCTGTGCACGACGCATTATTTCAGTTTAGAGAAATGGAGTGTGGGATGTGAAGGAGCTTATCAATGTTTGGACATAGTGTGAACAAGACTACAGAAGGATCTCTGCTAAAATGTATCTCCCATAATGTATCACCCAAACATTAAGTGCGTACAGTTAGAATTAAAAATACAGATGTGGATGTTTTATggatataacaatataacatttttttttttaaattacgcatttactgtatttaacattttttaatttttgcagAAATGCATCATGATCAGGATGTTGCACTAGTACAAGGTCTATGACTGATggctgttgttgttgatgttgtttatatatataattgtcgCTTTGTGGACTGGACAATgccaattttaataaataataataataataaaacttttcttttgaaaacttgtttttattttttttttcttcattttaaataaacgcCCTGACTGAATAAAACAACGTattcataatatttaaaaaagacaacCAATGGCGCCGACTACTGGTGCAAAGGATGTAATTGCAGAAACTGTCGCTGACCGAGTCAGTAAAAGAATCTAAAGGAATCTTGTAGGTGAAAGGAATCGAATCCTGGAATGAATCATAACAGAGTATCCTACAGCATCAGTGATGCAGTTTCCAGCATTTAAGGTGGAAtgaaaaattctaataaaaaaatctagtaAAATATAACGGatctaacaataataaaagcagaaaaCCCCGAGATGATGCAGTGGGTGGAGGTGAAATGACCTAAAGCTgtaaacacagaacagaagcCAAAGCATCAGTACAGAAAGGTAGGTAATGACGTCGAGACTAAATAGAATTAAGTCACATTCATACGTCTGTTTCGTTGTAGAAATGAAGTGTTCTGTGTTGTCAGGTTGCTATTTTGATGCAATCATGCGTGATTGTTTTTGAGGACATTTCACAGATTAATCTCTAAACATATTCAGCCAGCATTACGTATTTACTAATGGAAAGGGAGGTGATGTGCTGCACATACACGTGACGTGGAAAACACACGTATTGCTTTTTAGATGTATTTCTTTTCATgtgcagaataataataataagctcgTATACATGTTTTTTGGCTCAGGCCATGAATTTTCTATTAACTATTAATCTTGTATAGTAAGCAAtttgaaaaaagtaaataaacaaataaataaataaacaaataaataaacaaataaataaataaagtgtaaagcACCACTAGGAGGTGCTTTATGGCTATGAttacttttgtgtttgttttttttttgtatttttttatatatacagtatatcttgtTAATAAGATTAAGTTTAAAAGCAAGTGGcaccatttgttttttttttattatttcagaatAAGGCATTTGTCACTGGATCTCTTTAAAATCAAGATGAACACCAGCATCACTGTCACATCCCTGTGTTTCCTTACTCTGTTTTCATTAATGGGTAAGTTAAGATTTTCTGTGTTTCAAAAATCactgtattgttttttattgcacTGTATTGTTTTTATCACACTGCTCTTTTTGCTCTAATttctagatttatttttatttatataaatgaatacagaGATTTTAAGTAGTTAAATCTGAGTCTTCCATAATATTACATAAACTGAATGTTTTCATGTATGTTTGTCCTTGAGGTTGTGATTATTATTTCAAACTGTACAAATGGTTTCTGGAAACCATTCATCAGAATgtcatactgtattttttttattatttaaaatgacttttttatcTGCAGACTGTAGCACATGTGACATTAATAAATTAGAAGGTGAGACCCTCAGCTTTAAACTGACTGACAGTTCACTTAAGGATAATGATCGATTCACTATTAAAAAAGACAATCAAGTGTTAGTGCCCAAAAGGAATAGGAAACAAGAAGGACCAGGGATCGTGGAAAATAACTTCATGAAGTTCCCAGATGTGAAATTGAGTGATGCTGGATCATACACTGTTGAGGTTTTTGATGGACAAGGCAAGAACTTAAACTCATACACAAAAACCGTCTGTGTTTATGGTAAGATATTtggaattaaaaatgtttttttttttactcataacAAAAGTTGATATCTTACACAATATCTACATGCAACAGTATTTAATTTGAACACAATTTGATagtttcttattaaaaatacttaaatatgATTTCAAATACAGAATACAGCCTCTAATTATTCTCATGACACTGTCTGTCCTTATTTACCAGCAAACGTCCCAAAGCCAAGAGTGAATGTTACATGTCAGGATGGAAAGATCACCTTTATATGTGATGTTGAAGACAGTAAAGATCTATCTTTCACCTGGGAAAAAAATTGGGAAGATTTCAAGACAAATGCAAAAGTTTTAACAAATGTTGAGGCGGACAAATCAAATTATACATGTACTGCCCAGAATCCAGTTCATAATAATACAAGTGATTCAGTAGAAGCATCATGTAAGTATTTTTCatgaattttcattttgtaacTTAAATACTTATTCTCCTGATTTGATTCTATACGATCTTATtgatggaatatatatatatatatatatatatatatatatatatatatatatattattattgtaatgttgCCCAGGTGACAAAAACACGCTCTTTGGCTTTGACCTTCGGATTATGGTGAGCATTTTAGCTGGTGGAGGAACTCTCGTCCTGATATTGATTATTGTGCTGGTGACACTTTCCTGCCGTCCATGGAGACGCAAAGATAAACATCATCGAGGTAAATTCACTCTTAGATTTTGTGAAATGATcagtgaaaaatataaaaatattagaaaatgtagtaaatatttagaaaaatatttcCAGCTTTTCTGTTTAAGTCATGCAagccattaaatattaaatcagaTTTCTCTTTACAGTTTTTGCAAGAGAGTAAAACTGTCATGTATGTCTCTTCTCAACATCCTGTTTTAAAGGAGCTTCATCCAAATTTGGATTAGGTTTCTTTGCATTTACGTTTACATTCGAACATTTTTAATCTTTGATACAGCTATTCTCACCCGTGTACGCAAAGCTCCACCCACATTACCTCTGGTGGTCAGTCGAGTTCATATAGAGTCAGCATTAGAGAGGATTGTCATGACATTCCTGTCAATGATAGCCTAggctttttaaattaataatggaATTATCCTTGTTTTGCTATGTAGAAATATATTAACTATCCAGTTAAATAGACATAGTTAAACCCCTCTGCATTTGTAGCTACTAAAAAGAAGGTTCTGAGATTAAATACGGATCGCCACCTTGCCATTACTAGGCCCTTTaacaaggcccctaaccctcaactTTATAAGTGAGGTCAGCGGaggttgctctggataagggcgccTGCCCAAACAATTAAAAGTCAAAAGTCAAACAATTAAAATGTAGTGGCATTAAATATTAAGCATATATTATGTTGAACTACTGattatttatccaatcagaagATAAAGATAATGTTGCAGAGTTCACTGTATAAAttttagttaatgttcacatcaagcaTGAGAATAGGGAACATGTGATCTTGGGGACGTTGACTGTGGCATGGTCGTTGTTGCAGATCATCATGCATGCatgagtttacacagaataataTGAAGCTTTCAGTGTGATACAGTTCTGCAGGTGAAAACAGCTTGTTGATGGAAAAAGGTCAAGAAAACCACTTCTGGTATTTCTGTTCAAATATCTGTCATATGTCATAGCTTTCTGgtgttatatatgtaatattttatatatgtacagtaatcCTTCTCAAAGTTCTAATATTAATAAGGAAAATGACTTATGCTGATTTATGAGAATGGTCAAGAGTGCCTTTGCTGTACTTAGTAATTAGGTTTCATGAGATTTTCAGGTGCCTGCACTATcagtgttagctagctagcatcatTAACTAATTTCTGTGtaagtaagttttttttttaataatgggaCCATGCTACCAATGatgatttattgattattatttatcaaaataaaCCGTCTGAAGCAAAAAATATGAAGGCCATTGAATCAGATGTTGGTTAACAGTCACCTATAGTTGGCTGGGACTGTATTAGTGAGTAGGCAAAAGTTGCTTTTCTAATAATAAGTCCTGTATCGTTTCCCAGTTCCAGATCAACACGTCTTAACGGACCCACTTCCAGCCGAGAGCTCTTGATCACCTATGTTCTGTACCGGCTCTATGCTCATCAGGTCGCCGCTGTAATCCATAGGCCCATGGGAAGATGGATGAGGCAGGAACATACCCTCGCTTGGACTCCAGTTCATCACATGCACgcaaacacattcacacctctGGGTAATTTATCTTAAGCAATACacctgtgatgtgatgtgtgtttactatgtagaaTAGCATCATTATATAGCAGATGCTtaccattatttattttaaaaagcagaTTCTTCTAATGTTTGAGATATTTAAcagtatttttcatattttcccTCATAATCTTGTGTATTCTGTTCATTTGATTTCTATGCTTTACTTTGTAAGGAAGAGCCAGTGCAATTCTAGTTTTCCTGCCAAAATGGTAAAAAATTGCAGCTGTGGATGAATATTTTTGTGTCACAGATGGTGTTTTTAAGGCTAAATAGATCATGGCTATCAAAAAAAATAGtcagaaaaagtaaaataatcgtATTTTTAAGTTTACACGGATTACACTGGGTATTGCAAACAgccaaaacagacacacattaaGATGAATGCATTAAGTTGACATTTTGActcttttttcttacttttataTTCTTATTATGTTATCATCATATTCTGCTCTTTTGACATCTCTGTTCCTTTGTAGATATAAagttatgtgtatgtgtgtataagttaaataaagctttattcGACCTCATTTCCAAACACAGGACCGTTTTTATCAGTACAGACCACTAGGGATGCTCCGATCGATTTGGCTGAAgatcggtatcggccgataaTCACATTTTATGACTCGATCGGTATTAAACTTGGCCGATCTTAGGAACCGATCGCAATTGATGACGTCAATGCGTGAGGACGTAGACGATGAGTGGGGACGTAAATGTTTTGGCGCCGCAGTCATGTCATCGCCGGTGTGGAATTACTATGACGTTTCGAGAAACAATGAAAAATTCGCTATTTGCCGTTTATGTTTCAAAGAAATCTCACATGGAGGCGCATTGTCCAAAACATTTAATACAACAAACCTCATTCGGCACTTAAGAACGAGCCTCCGCAAGTCGTATGGCGAATACGAAAAACTGGCAAATGCAAAAAAGCCACCAGCCTCTGTCAGTCACAGAAGACATTGGATTTAAACGCCTAATTGCACATCTTGAACCACGATATAAACTGCCACGGCGCAAATATTTTACTGATGTTGCTCTCCCAGAGTTGTATCAAATCGTCTACAGCCACATAAACAGTATACTTCACGAAAATGTGACCGTGGTGAGTTTAACTACTGACATTTGGAGCTCTAGCGTATTACCTACAGTATGTCCATGTTAAGTTTGACAGCGCAGTGGATTACCGAAGACTTTGAAAAGAGGCAAGTGATTCTCCACTCCCAGGAATTTCCTGGCTCACACACTGCTGGGGCTTTAGTCGctaaatacaaagaaatgttgCAGACTTGGAACATACCTGAATAAAAAGTGCATGTCGTATTACGCGATAATGCGAAGAATATAGAAAAGGCCACGAGAGACTGCAATTTAAGCAGCGTGCCGTGCATGGCACACACTCTCCATGTAGTGGTTCGCGAGGGAGTCCTGTCAAAACAGGCAATCGGTGATGCTGTGGCTGTTTGCCTGCGCATTGTGGGGCatttcattttactttaaaaatataacaaaaatataacaaagGCAACATTTATAGTAACCAAGCTTGCAACATGTCTTTATCTGAAAAAAAGTTAAGGGTGATCAGAGAGTTTACATATCGGTTATATAAACTTGAAGCATCAGAATCGGCACTGGTATCGGCCGATCACCATGACAAAAAATCGGTACTCGGTATCGGTGGCAAAAATCCTGATCGGAGCATCAAGCATCAGGATTGGAGCATCCCTACAGACCACTAACTATGACTGACATGTAAAACTACAAGCAACACAGTATACACTCTTCTCAGTGCATTATACACAACATAATATCTACTTTATTCAGAACAAAGCTCCGTCATGCAGTTATCCATTCAGACAACAACATGACTGATGTCCATGACTGTGGCCGAGGCATGGCTTCTGATGCCAGATGGCCTGTGTGGGGATTTCAGACACTGCTGATCTGGGATTTTTACACGCTATATTCTGTCTGGTAGATCAAATGAACATAGGTTAGTTGACAAAGAATCACAATCTAATTTAAGGAAAGATTTGACCATGTttaataaaagtgaaagtttcATCTTTTTCAAAATCTTATGTTCGTCTGCAGTCAATGACAAATTGCAAAAGTTAAGTTCAAAAGgtagttaaataattaaaatagattaaaatgcCATAAGTCAAATAATTCTGTTAATACCATAAGTCAAATAATGGCATTAACAGaagacaagaaaataaaaataagatacaaTAATATAGCTtgaatatgtataaaaatatagtgGGTTATGGAGAGACACAGTGGAATttgcagtaaaaataaatagccAAAATATAAAGAAGTAACATCTAAATACGTGCTATGTTGGTATAAATGGAATGAGTATGAATCTATAATGATTTATTGCTGCTATAAAGTGCAAATGTTCATTGTAGTGCAATCCAGACTGAAATGTGTAAAAGGTCCAGCTGAGGTAGTTGGTATGACATAAGTCCAAGCTCTAGGTGTTGTCCTAGCCCAGATGACCTGTGTGAAGATGctcctctttattttctctgtgtttgacTTCAGGGAGTGAAATCGCTCCCCTTTCCTGTTGGTATGGCTGAGGTCTTTCACGATCTTCCTCAGTCCAGCACTGCTTGCTTTAGATAGAGTCCAGCTCAGGGAGCTCAGTGGGGACGCTCAGTACGCTCAGCTgatcgcaccaccctctggagagcTCAT
It includes:
- the LOC132862687 gene encoding T-cell surface antigen CD2-like isoform X3 produces the protein MNTSITVTSLCFLTLFSLMDCSTCDINKLEGETLSFKLTDSSLKDNDRFTIKKDNQVLVPKRNRKQEGPGIVENNFMKFPDVKLSDAGSYTVEVFDGQGKNLNSYTKTVCVYANVPKPRVNVTCQDGKITFICDVEDSKDLSFTWEKNWEDFKTNAKVLTNVEADKSNYTCTAQNPVHNNTSDSVEASCDKNTLFGFDLRIMVSILAGGGTLVLILIIVLVTLSCRPWRRKDKHHRVPDQHVLTDPLPAESS